Proteins co-encoded in one Syngnathoides biaculeatus isolate LvHL_M chromosome 22, ASM1980259v1, whole genome shotgun sequence genomic window:
- the g6pc1a.2 gene encoding glucose-6-phosphatase catalytic subunit 1 — protein MFHAIMDALQGFGVSSTRYLQTNYQDAQGWFLWVSWAADLRNTFFIFFPLWFHLRSSVGIKLIWVAVIGDWLNLVFKWILFGERPYWWVHETPYYATSVRPHIEQYPMTCETGPGSPSGHAMGAAGVYYTLVTSILTITATKKKHGGRKSSNNSYLKTVLWTVFWGVQVCVCLSRVFIAAHFPHQVVAGVISGMIVAEAFNRTQWIYSANMNKYFYITLFLTSFAVGFYLLLRVVGVDLLWTLDKAQRWCERPEWVHLDSTPFASLLRNMGTLFGLGLGLHSPLYTETKRNTNAASRVGCIVGSLLLLHLFDSFKPPTHTAALFYLLSFCKSATVPVATVSIIPYLVNSALGLHSKKVA, from the exons ATGTTTCATGCTATCATGGATGCCCTGCAGGGCTTTGGGGTGAGCAGCACCCGCTACCTGCAGACCAACTACCAGGATGCCCAAGGTTGGTTCCTTTGGGTGTCATGGGCAGCAGATCTCAGGAAcaccttcttcatcttctttccACTCTGGTTCCACCTGCGGTCCTCAGTTGGCATCAAGCTCATCTGGGTGGCTGTCATCGGAGACTGGCTCAACCTAGTTTTCAAATG GATTCTGTTTGGGGAAAGACCATACTGGTGGGTCCACGAGACGCCTTATTATGCCACCAGTGTTCGTCCTCATATTGAGCAGTACCCCATGACCTGTGAGACCGGTCCAG GAAGCCCCTCCGGTCACGCTATGGGAGCAGCCGGCGTCTACTACACCTTGGTTACATCCATTCTCACCATAACAGCCACCAAGAAGAAACACGGTGGCAGAAAGTCCTCCAACAACAG CTACCTGAAGACAGTCCTTTGGACCGTGTTCTGGGGAGTCCAAGTGTGTGTCTGTCTATCGAGGGTCTTCATTGCAGCCCACTTCCCCCACCAGGTCGTTGCTGGAGTCATCTCAG GTATGATCGTGGCCGAGGCCTTCAACAGAACCCAGTGGATCTACAGCGCCAACATGAACAAGTACTTCTACATAACACTGTTCCTGACTTCCTTCGCCGTGGGGTTCTACCTGCTTCTCAGAGTCGTGGGCGTAGACCTTTTGTGGACGCTGGATAAGGCACAGAGATGGTGCGAGAGGCCCGAGTGGGTCCACCTAGACAGCACACCGTTTGCGAGCCTCCTGCGCAACATGGGCACGCTGTTCGGCCTGGGCCTGGGCCTGCACTCGCCATTATACACCGAGACCAAGCGCAACACCAACGCGGCGTCCCGGGTTGGCTGCATTGTCGGCTCCCTCCTGCTGCTGCACCTCTTTGACTCCTTCAAACCGCCCACGCACACCGCTGCCCTCTTTTATCTGCTCTCCTTTTGCAAGAGCGCCACTGTTCCCGTGGCAACCGTCAGCATCATCCCCTACCTGGTGAACAGCGCACTGGGCTTGCACAGCAAAAAGGTGGCGTGA
- the g6pc1a.1 gene encoding glucose-6-phosphatase a, catalytic subunit, tandem duplicate 1 isoform X1, with product MDLVHSWGVDLVQHLQTKYSSYEGLFSLASTVADLHTTFFFFFPIWFHVRRDTALQLIWVAVIGDWINLVLKWVLFGERPYWWVHETHFYGARAAPMLHQFPMTCETGPGSPSGHAMGAAGVWYVMLPAVLSIAANQRFPPFPYKILHVVLWVITGLMVLGVCMSRVYMAAHFPHQVIAGIIAGVMVAEVMSKLKWIYSAGLRTYAVTTLLLTSFAVGFYLLLKVLGVDLLWTLEKAQRWCARPKWVHLDSTPFASLLRNMGSLLGLGLGLHFPPLCGTSVAFKAVCIVFSLAFLGLLDTWTFSSENLVSFYCLSFVKSAVALLIPTTLVPRALCWISARSKGGKNL from the exons ATGGATCTGGTCCACAGCTGGGGTGTGGATTTGGTGCAGCACCTGCAGACCAAATATAGTAGCTACGAAGGTCTGTTCAGTCTGGCCTCTACTGTTGCTGACCTTCAtaccaccttcttcttcttcttccccatcTGGTTCCACGTGCGGAGGGACACGGCGCTTCAGCTCATCTGGGTGGCTGTCATCGGGGATTGGATCAACCTGGTCCTCAAATG GGTTCTTTTTGGAGAAAGACCATATTGGTGGGTTCACGAGACCCACTTCTACGGGGCAAGAGCAGCTCCAATGCTGCACCAGTTCCCCATGACATGTGAAACTGGACCAG GAAGTCCCTCTGGTCATGCGATGGGCGCTGCAGGGGTTTGGTATGTGATGTTGCCTGCCGTACTAAGCATTGCAGCAAACCAACGGTTCCCGCCATTTCCTTACAA AATTTTGCATGTGGTTCTTTGGGTGATCACGGGCCTCATGGTGCTGGGGGTGTGCATGTCCAGGGTCTACATGGCAGCCCACTTCCCGCACCAGGTTATCGCCGGCATCATCGCAG GCGTGATGGTGGCCGAAGTCATGTCAAAGCTGAAGTGGATCTACAGTGCCGGCTTGAGGACGTATGCCGTCACCACGCTCCTCTTGACCTCCTTTGCTGTGGGCTTCTACCTGCTACTCAAGGTTCTGGGTGTGGACCTTCTCTGGACCTTGGAGAAAGCCCAGAGGTGGTGTGCCAGACCTAAATGGGTACACCTGGACAGCACGCCGTTTGCCAGTCTCCTCCGGAATATGGGCAGCCTGCTGGGTCTCGGCCTGGGCCTGCACTTTCCACCTCTCTGTGGCACCTCTGTTGCTTTCAAGGCGGTGTGCATTGTCTTCTCTCTAGCGTTCCTCGGGCTCTTGGACACATGGACCTTTTCCTCCGAAAACCTGGTGTCTTTCTACTGCTTGTCTTTTGTAAAGAGTGCAGTTGCCCTTTTGATCCCGACAACGTTGGTCCCGCGGGCTCTCTGCTGGATAAGCGCAAGAAGCAAAGGTGGCAAGAACTTGTGA
- the g6pc1a.1 gene encoding glucose-6-phosphatase a, catalytic subunit, tandem duplicate 1 isoform X2, protein MDLVHSWGVDLVQHLQTKYSSYEGLFSLASTVADLHTTFFFFFPIWFHVRRDTALQLIWVAVIGDWINLVLKWVLFGERPYWWVHETHFYGARAAPMLHQFPMTCETGPGSPSGHAMGAAGVWYVMLPAVLSIAANQRFPPFPYKVYMAAHFPHQVIAGIIAGVMVAEVMSKLKWIYSAGLRTYAVTTLLLTSFAVGFYLLLKVLGVDLLWTLEKAQRWCARPKWVHLDSTPFASLLRNMGSLLGLGLGLHFPPLCGTSVAFKAVCIVFSLAFLGLLDTWTFSSENLVSFYCLSFVKSAVALLIPTTLVPRALCWISARSKGGKNL, encoded by the exons ATGGATCTGGTCCACAGCTGGGGTGTGGATTTGGTGCAGCACCTGCAGACCAAATATAGTAGCTACGAAGGTCTGTTCAGTCTGGCCTCTACTGTTGCTGACCTTCAtaccaccttcttcttcttcttccccatcTGGTTCCACGTGCGGAGGGACACGGCGCTTCAGCTCATCTGGGTGGCTGTCATCGGGGATTGGATCAACCTGGTCCTCAAATG GGTTCTTTTTGGAGAAAGACCATATTGGTGGGTTCACGAGACCCACTTCTACGGGGCAAGAGCAGCTCCAATGCTGCACCAGTTCCCCATGACATGTGAAACTGGACCAG GAAGTCCCTCTGGTCATGCGATGGGCGCTGCAGGGGTTTGGTATGTGATGTTGCCTGCCGTACTAAGCATTGCAGCAAACCAACGGTTCCCGCCATTTCCTTACAA GGTCTACATGGCAGCCCACTTCCCGCACCAGGTTATCGCCGGCATCATCGCAG GCGTGATGGTGGCCGAAGTCATGTCAAAGCTGAAGTGGATCTACAGTGCCGGCTTGAGGACGTATGCCGTCACCACGCTCCTCTTGACCTCCTTTGCTGTGGGCTTCTACCTGCTACTCAAGGTTCTGGGTGTGGACCTTCTCTGGACCTTGGAGAAAGCCCAGAGGTGGTGTGCCAGACCTAAATGGGTACACCTGGACAGCACGCCGTTTGCCAGTCTCCTCCGGAATATGGGCAGCCTGCTGGGTCTCGGCCTGGGCCTGCACTTTCCACCTCTCTGTGGCACCTCTGTTGCTTTCAAGGCGGTGTGCATTGTCTTCTCTCTAGCGTTCCTCGGGCTCTTGGACACATGGACCTTTTCCTCCGAAAACCTGGTGTCTTTCTACTGCTTGTCTTTTGTAAAGAGTGCAGTTGCCCTTTTGATCCCGACAACGTTGGTCCCGCGGGCTCTCTGCTGGATAAGCGCAAGAAGCAAAGGTGGCAAGAACTTGTGA
- the g6pc1a.1 gene encoding glucose-6-phosphatase a, catalytic subunit, tandem duplicate 1 isoform X3: MSGNYLGVCRCFCGRVLFGERPYWWVHETHFYGARAAPMLHQFPMTCETGPGSPSGHAMGAAGVWYVMLPAVLSIAANQRFPPFPYKILHVVLWVITGLMVLGVCMSRVYMAAHFPHQVIAGIIAGVMVAEVMSKLKWIYSAGLRTYAVTTLLLTSFAVGFYLLLKVLGVDLLWTLEKAQRWCARPKWVHLDSTPFASLLRNMGSLLGLGLGLHFPPLCGTSVAFKAVCIVFSLAFLGLLDTWTFSSENLVSFYCLSFVKSAVALLIPTTLVPRALCWISARSKGGKNL; this comes from the exons ATGAGCGGGAACTATTTGGGTGTTTGTCGGTGTTTCTGTGGCAGGGTTCTTTTTGGAGAAAGACCATATTGGTGGGTTCACGAGACCCACTTCTACGGGGCAAGAGCAGCTCCAATGCTGCACCAGTTCCCCATGACATGTGAAACTGGACCAG GAAGTCCCTCTGGTCATGCGATGGGCGCTGCAGGGGTTTGGTATGTGATGTTGCCTGCCGTACTAAGCATTGCAGCAAACCAACGGTTCCCGCCATTTCCTTACAA AATTTTGCATGTGGTTCTTTGGGTGATCACGGGCCTCATGGTGCTGGGGGTGTGCATGTCCAGGGTCTACATGGCAGCCCACTTCCCGCACCAGGTTATCGCCGGCATCATCGCAG GCGTGATGGTGGCCGAAGTCATGTCAAAGCTGAAGTGGATCTACAGTGCCGGCTTGAGGACGTATGCCGTCACCACGCTCCTCTTGACCTCCTTTGCTGTGGGCTTCTACCTGCTACTCAAGGTTCTGGGTGTGGACCTTCTCTGGACCTTGGAGAAAGCCCAGAGGTGGTGTGCCAGACCTAAATGGGTACACCTGGACAGCACGCCGTTTGCCAGTCTCCTCCGGAATATGGGCAGCCTGCTGGGTCTCGGCCTGGGCCTGCACTTTCCACCTCTCTGTGGCACCTCTGTTGCTTTCAAGGCGGTGTGCATTGTCTTCTCTCTAGCGTTCCTCGGGCTCTTGGACACATGGACCTTTTCCTCCGAAAACCTGGTGTCTTTCTACTGCTTGTCTTTTGTAAAGAGTGCAGTTGCCCTTTTGATCCCGACAACGTTGGTCCCGCGGGCTCTCTGCTGGATAAGCGCAAGAAGCAAAGGTGGCAAGAACTTGTGA
- the psme3 gene encoding proteasome activator complex subunit 3, with product MLLGPPRFTRRQHKMSSLLKVDNEIKTKVDAFRERITAEAEDLVANFFPKKLLELDHFLKEPIINIVELKEIHSDINLTVPDPILLSNLHDGLDTQNAKKRKLEDGDAEDKVTGTKVFVMPGGMMKSNGNLVDLIEKVKPEIRTLIEKCNTVKMWVQLLIPRIEDGNNFGVSIQEETVAELRTVEGEAASYLDQISRYYITRAKLVSKIAKYPHVEDYRRTVTEIDEKEYISLKIIVSELRNQYVALHDMILKNIEKIKRPRSSNAEALY from the exons ATGCTGTTGGGACCCCCGCGCTTCACCCGCCGACAGCATAAGATGTCTTCACTGCTCAAGGTGGACAATGAAATTAAAACCAAG GTTGATGCATTTAGAGAACGAATCACTGCGGAA GCCGAGGACCTAGTGGCTAATTTTTTCCCAAAGAAATTACTGGAACTTGATCACTTCCTTAAG gagccaatcataAACATCGTCGAGCTGAAGGAGATCCACTCAGACATCAACCTGACAGTGCCCGACCCCATCCTGCTCTCCAACCTTCACGATGGACTTGACACG CAAAATGCCAAAAAGAGGAAGCTGGAGGACGGGGACGCAGAGGACAAGG TGACTGGCACCAAGGTCTTCGTCATGCCCGGCGGGATGATGAAGAGCAACGGTAACCTGGTAGATCTCATCGAAAAGGTCAAACCGGAGATTCGGACGCTCATTGAGAAATGCAACACG GTAAAAATGTGGGTGCAGCTGCTTATACCCAGGATAGAGGACGGCAACAACTTCGGGGTGTCCATCCAGGAGGAGACGGTGGCTGAGCTCAGGACGGTGGAAGGCGAGGCGGCCTCTTACCTGGACCAGATATCCAG ATATTACATCACCCGAGCAAAGCTGGTTTCGAAAATAGCAAAATATCCTCATGTG GAAGACTATCGGCGCACAGTAACAGAGATCGACGAGAAGGAATACATAAGTCTGAAGATCATTGTATCGGAGCTCCGAAATCAATAC GTGGCGCTACACGACATGATACTGAAGAACATTGAGAAGATCAAGAGGCCAAGGAGTAGTAACGCAGAGGCCTTGTACTGA